AAGGGCAGGTCGCCTCGCTGCGCAGCATGGTCGACGAAGCTGCCGGCGAGCTGCGTTCCCGCCTGCCGCTCGTGTTCGCGCCGCGTGCGCTCGTCACGCTCGGCTCGGGCCTGGGGGGCCTGGCCGACGTCGTAGAGGGCGCCGTCTTCGTCCCCTATAGCGAGCTCCCCTACATGGTGACGTCGTCGGCGCCGGGCCACGTCGGGCGCTTCGTGGCCGGCACGATCGACGGCGTGCCCGTGCTGTGCATGCAGGGTCGCCTCCACCCCTACGAGGGCTACACACCACTCGAGGTCACGTTCCCGCTGCGCGTCGCCGCTCGTCTCGGCGTCGGTGCCTTCGTCGTCACGAACGCGACGGGCGCCATCAACGCGACCTACCACCCCGGCCAGGTCGTCGCCATCGCCGACCACATCAACCTGACGGGGACGAACCCGCTCGTCGGCGCCAACGACGACGCCGAGGGCCCGCGTTTCCCCGACATGACGCGCGCCTACGACCCACAGCTGCGCGCTCTCGCCCAGCAGGTGGCCCACGACCTGGGATACGACCTGCAGGAGGGCGTCTATCTCGGCCTGAGCGGCCCCTCGTTCGAGACACCAGCCGAGATCCGCGCCTTCCGCGCCATGGGCGCCGACCTCGTGGGCATGTCGACAGTGTGGGAGGTCATCGTGGCCGCCCACCTGGGTCTGCCGTGCCTTGGCCTCTCGCTGGCGACGAACATGGCGGCCGGCATGCTCGAGACGCCCGTGAGCGTCGAGGACATCAACCGCTTCGCCGACGAGGGCGCTGCCGACATGCAGGCCATCGTCCGCGGCGTGCTCGCGCGGCTATAGAGCTCCGTCGCGCTAAAGCGCAGACACTCCAAAAACAGCGAAGGCTCCGGAGGCAGCGCATGGCTGCGTCCGGAGCCCTCCTCGTACGTGAGCTGTACTCGAAAGCGCTCCCCTACCCCAACAGGCTGCCGAGCAGGCCGAAGTCATCAAGCAGGCTGGTCTCGGGGTCGACGCTCACGATGGCATAGCTGTCGCCGTCGATGCCCGCGAGCTCGGCGGCCTTGGCCAGCGCGTCGTCATACGTACCGATCTCGTCGACGAGACCCATGTCGAGTGCCTCCTCGCCGAAGTACGTCGTGCCGTTCGCCCAACCCTGCACCGTGGCGACGTCGACGCCGCGACCCTGCGCCACCTTCTCGACGAACGCCTCCGTCGCGCGGTCGACCTTGTCCTGCAGCAGCGCCCGCTCCTCGTCGGTCATGGCGCGCGACATGGAGCCCATGTCCTTCATGGAGGCCGACTTGACCGTCTGCGTCTCGACGCCCAGGTTATCGAGCAGGCCCTCGATGTTGTAGGACTCGATGATCGTGCCGATGGCGCCAACCTCGCTCATGTCCGTCGCCACGATCCAGTCGGACTGGCTCGCCGCCAGATAGGCGGCAGACGCGCAGTAGGAGCCGACGGAGAACACGACCGGCTTCGAGAAGTCGTCGATGTAGCTCGCGATCTCGCTGCCGTCCGACGCGGCGCCACCAGGGGACTCGACGCGCACGACAAGCGCCTTGACACTCGGGTCGTCCTCGGCCTGGCGCAGCACGGAACGCACCTCCTCCGACGAAATGTAGCCGGAGCCGATCTGGTCATCCATGTGGTAGACAGCGATGCTGTCCATCGCGAGCGTGTCGAGGCCTGTGCCGTCACCCGTCTCTCCGAGCGACGAGCCAGCGAGGTCAGCAAAGCTCCTGACGGCCGTGCCCCCGATGAGCGCGCACGAGCCGAACGTCAGCAGCGCAAGCGAGAGCAGCACGATGAGCGCGATCATGAGGCCGCGCGGCTGGCGGGGTTGTTCGACGCGCACGACGACGGGCTGCGGCACCGCACTCGCCGAGGGGGCGGGATCGGCAGCCGGCTGGGCCTGGGGCGCTGAGCCGGGCGGCGTGGGCGGCAGCGAAGAGCTCTCGTCCATGAGTGAATCCTTTCTCGACCTACGCCATGGCGTCGCGGCGCCACGCCTCCGTGTCCTCGACGCGAATGACGGACGCCACACGCTCGACACCGGCCAGCGCCCGCACCTTCTCGAGCGCCGCGCTCACGTCGCGCTCCTGCGCCGAGTGCGTCACGACGACGAGCGAGGCAGGCTGGCCCTCGGCCGGCGTCGGCTGGCTCACCTGCTCGAGCGAGACGCCCGCCTCGGCGAAGATCGTGGCCACCTGGCCGAGGATGCCCGCGCGATCCTCGAAGTCCAGGCGCACGTAGTACTTCTCGTGCAGGCTCGCGACATCGCGGATGGCCTCGATGCGCTTGAACGGCTCGGCCTCAGGCAGCAGGGCGCCCCCGCGCGCAATGGGCGTCGCCAGCTCCAGTACGTCGCCCATGACGGCGCTCGCCGTCGGGAACGCTCCGGCGCCCGGGCCAAAGAACATCGTCTCACCCACGGCGTCGCCGACAACGTACACGGCGTTGAACACGCCGTCGACGCTGGCGAGCTGGTGGTCGCGCGCGATCATGGCCGGGTGCACGCGCACGTCGAGGCCTTCCGGCGTCTGGCGCGCCACGCCGAGCAGCTTGATGGCGTAGCCGAACTCGCGGGCGTAGCGCACGTCGTCCGCCGTGATGTTGCGGATGCCCTCAATGACGGACACGTCGTCCATCGTGACGCGTGTGTTGAAGCCGATCGTCGCCAGGATGGCGATCTTGGCGGCCGCGTCCAGGCCATCGACGTCGGCCGTCGGGTCGGCCTCGGCATAGCCCAGGCGCTGGGCGTCGGCCAGCACCTCGTCAAACGACAGCCCCTCGCGCTCCATGCGCGTCAGCATGTAGTTTGTCGTGCCGTTGACGATGCCAGCGATCGTCAGGATGCGGTTGCCGGCCAGCGCGTGCTCAAGTGACTCGACGATGGGGATGCCACCCGCGACGGCGGCCTCGCACTTGAGCTGCACGCCGTGGTCGTGCGCCATGCCAGCCAGGTTGCCCATCTCGTGCGAGAGCGTGGCCTTGTTCGCCGTCACGACGTGCTTGCCCGCCGCAAAGGCCGCCTGGTGGATCTCGAAGCAGGGGTGCATGCCGCCCACGAGCTCGACGACGATGTCGACTGCCGGGTCGGCAACGACGTAGTGCCAGTCCGTCGTGAACACGCCGGGCTCGAGGCCCAGCTCGTCGGCGTGGCGCGCGCTGCGGGCGCACGCGCGCTGCAGGTGCAGGTCGACGCTGTAAGACTCGACGTAGCGGTCGTGGTTGCGCTGCAGCAGGCGAACGAAGCCGCCGCCGACGGTACCCAGACCGATGAGGCCGATGTTGACGGTACGCTGAGCCATGGGGCCCTCTTTCTCTCAGGTGCTCGAACGTGCGGGTGGGCGACAGCGCCCGCGCCGGAGGATCCTACATGCGCTGCGGCGCGCTGACGCCGACGAGGCCCAGTGCCAGCTCGAGCGTGCGGCGGGAGGCGTCGCAGGCGGCGAGGCGCGCCTTGCTGAGCGCGGCGTCATCGGTGAGCACGTGGCAGTTGTGGTAGAAGGCGTGGAACGCCGCCGCGAGGTCCGTGGCGTAGTGCGTCAGGCGGAACGGCGCCATGTCGGCCGCGCAGCCCGCCACGACGTCGCCGAAGCCAGCGATGTGACGCGCGAGGGCCAGCTCGGAGGGGTCCGTGAGCAGCGAGAGGTCCGCGTCGTCGCCGATGAGCTCCGCGGCCAGCGCGTCCATGTCGAGCTCGCCGGCCTCGTCGTCGCGCCCGGCCGCCTTGCGCAGGATGGAGCAGATGCGCGCGTGGGCGTACTGCACGTAG
This genomic window from Coriobacteriia bacterium contains:
- a CDS encoding purine-nucleoside phosphorylase, with translation MVDEAAGELRSRLPLVFAPRALVTLGSGLGGLADVVEGAVFVPYSELPYMVTSSAPGHVGRFVAGTIDGVPVLCMQGRLHPYEGYTPLEVTFPLRVAARLGVGAFVVTNATGAINATYHPGQVVAIADHINLTGTNPLVGANDDAEGPRFPDMTRAYDPQLRALAQQVAHDLGYDLQEGVYLGLSGPSFETPAEIRAFRAMGADLVGMSTVWEVIVAAHLGLPCLGLSLATNMAAGMLETPVSVEDINRFADEGAADMQAIVRGVLARL
- the sppA gene encoding signal peptide peptidase SppA encodes the protein MDESSSLPPTPPGSAPQAQPAADPAPSASAVPQPVVVRVEQPRQPRGLMIALIVLLSLALLTFGSCALIGGTAVRSFADLAGSSLGETGDGTGLDTLAMDSIAVYHMDDQIGSGYISSEEVRSVLRQAEDDPSVKALVVRVESPGGAASDGSEIASYIDDFSKPVVFSVGSYCASAAYLAASQSDWIVATDMSEVGAIGTIIESYNIEGLLDNLGVETQTVKSASMKDMGSMSRAMTDEERALLQDKVDRATEAFVEKVAQGRGVDVATVQGWANGTTYFGEEALDMGLVDEIGTYDDALAKAAELAGIDGDSYAIVSVDPETSLLDDFGLLGSLLG
- a CDS encoding homoserine dehydrogenase, which gives rise to MAQRTVNIGLIGLGTVGGGFVRLLQRNHDRYVESYSVDLHLQRACARSARHADELGLEPGVFTTDWHYVVADPAVDIVVELVGGMHPCFEIHQAAFAAGKHVVTANKATLSHEMGNLAGMAHDHGVQLKCEAAVAGGIPIVESLEHALAGNRILTIAGIVNGTTNYMLTRMEREGLSFDEVLADAQRLGYAEADPTADVDGLDAAAKIAILATIGFNTRVTMDDVSVIEGIRNITADDVRYAREFGYAIKLLGVARQTPEGLDVRVHPAMIARDHQLASVDGVFNAVYVVGDAVGETMFFGPGAGAFPTASAVMGDVLELATPIARGGALLPEAEPFKRIEAIRDVASLHEKYYVRLDFEDRAGILGQVATIFAEAGVSLEQVSQPTPAEGQPASLVVVTHSAQERDVSAALEKVRALAGVERVASVIRVEDTEAWRRDAMA